ATCCGCTTGTGCGGCCAGGAGCAGTCGGTTTCGTTCCTCTTCAGAGAGCATGCGGACGCGGCACGGCCCCATCCTCAATCGCTTAATACCACGGACCGGGTTCACGCTTACGTAGCCCCATAGTTTCGACTTCTCAAAGAGTGTCTGTAAGGATTGCAGTGTCTTATTGACCGCGCGAGGGGTTCCAACAAACGCGCTTTTATAGTCTTCGAGCATCGCCGCCGTAATCTCATCCAAGGAATGATCCCCGGCCCAGTTCAAAAACTTCTCCAGTCCCTGACGGTAAAAGCGCACGGTTTTCAGGTCCAAAGTCGCCCCATGCCGTGACAGGAATTCATACATCATTCGTGACAACAGCGGAGCCTTCGGCCTAATCACTTGGTCCTTCATCTCCGTCACGATCGACGGAAGCAATTCCTCAATGATCATGGTCTTGGTTAACAGCTTGGCGAGACCGAGCGTATGACGAATACGGTGCCGGTTTCGCGTTCTCGGCCAGTGGATGTCACATTTGACAACGGTCCCATGCGGGCTCGGCTCCTCAAAGATGCGGATGCCCGCATCGTGAATGATTGTAGAAAAGGTCAAACTATGCCGCGTCATGGGTGCCTCCACTCTGTCGCGTATTGGCGGAGATATAGCGGTACACATCTTCAGGACGAAACCGTCGCGCCCGTCCAATTTTCACCGACGGGATCTCGCCCCTGGCCGATTTCTTTTTGACCGTGGACTGACTCACGCGCAGCAGGTCCGAAACTTCCTGCAATGTCATCAAAGTTTTCCGCTCGAGCAGATCGAGTGCCATGTTCACCTCGCGGAACGGGAGTGGGTCTTTTCCTCGGCCTTGCTTCGCAAGGCCTCGGAGACGACTTTTACTAAGGGCCCCCGGACAGGGAGGAAACTCCTCCCCGTCTCGGTGAGCCCGCGTACCCTGTCCGGTACGCCCTCTCCGGCTCAGGAGTCGTCACAACCTGGCCGAAGCTGTGAGAAACTGACGAGCCAAACCCGGGAATTCTAAGTAGTCTCAAGCAAAGACCGCATTGAGTAGCATACGTAATGACTCCAGGAATTGACGCGCTTTTGATGATGCCATGACGTTATTTTTTCCCATCTTCGCTCTTCTTCGCGGACAGCATAGGGATATCAGTGAACGACCCTTGGGCCTCGCACATGGGACAGCGTTTGCCGGACTTTCGGAGTAATCCTCCTGAGGTCGGAACCTTGTCGAGATCGAGAACCACGCCACAGCGCGGACAGGTGACGAAACGATCGAATGACTCGATTCGATCGCTCATCTGCGACTCGGACGTGGTTAACGACTTTACTTGTCTTGTCAAGTTAGTCTCGGCGGTACTCTGCTGTTTCCCGAGTTCGTCGAGACGCTGTTCGATGCCGGACACCGTTCGTTTGAGCGCAGTGAGTTCCTTCGATAAATCCTGTCGTAGCTCTACAAGTCCTCTTGTCTCTCGTTCGTGCTTTTCAAACACGGTGATCAAATCTCCTGCTTAATCCAGAACTCGAATCGCTGTTCCTCCAACTGTTCTTCCATGATGCCTCGCAAGAAGACCTGAATGGCGCAAACGTTGCGGATCCAATAGGCCCGGCCTTTCTTAGACATTTTGATCGGGAGCCACGTGCCACAGCCGAAACACTCGACAACATATCCTGAACACTCACCAGATTGAATTGTCATGGGTCCTCGGGGATTGGCTCTAGCTCCAATCGGTGGCCGTCAATCATAAACTGAACCGGCTCTTCCCACCGTTCAGCGGGCACCGAGGAGGGGGCGGCCAGCCACTGCTGTTCCAATAGTCCGACCGGCGTCAGAATAATTTTGAAATCTGCCCGTGAAAGGCCGGAAGCCACGTGATCCATGAGGGGAAGCAACCGGATCGAGTGAAACTGTGGCTGTAGAGGATCGTCAAGAAATTTGACCTTCCACGTTGGGCGGCCTGGCGTTCTCTCCCCCTCTCGCTCTGCCGGTAATAACCGAATGAAGTTCTCGTTGAAAACGAGATAAAGAGGAATCCGGTAAACCCAAAGGAACGTCGCACCATAGAGCATCGTTGGTACGTTCTGACCGTAGAATAACGGAGCAAGGGTGGGAGGTTTCTCGCCTTTCGGACGCAACCGATCAAGCCACAAGCCCCAGTCTCTCAGGTGCTTATAAATACAGAGGCTCCAGGCGTCAAAGAGTGAGTAGAGGTTCCAGCCAGCCTTTTTAGGGTTCTTTGGCGGAGACGTGATCCAACGAGGGAGGGCAGGGAGCAGATCACCTTTGCCCCAATCGTGAAGAATTTTACGTGAAAGACCTGTCACCTGGGAAATCTCGCCTGAAGTAAAGGTCGGTGTACCGAGACGATCAATGAGCCGACCCCAGTTCGGATAGTCTTTGCGAAGACGCCCGGAATATTCAGGTAGTTGAAGTGGCATACATCAATGTTTAATAAACGTTACTATAATGTAACGTATGTTCGTTACGCTGTCAACCCCTAAGATTTCATCTGAAAACGCCGAATCTTGGTCGCTTTTCTCAGGGGCTTTCCGTATCCTTGTCGAGCAAATTGAGGGCAGTCATGAAGCGTTGAACGCCACTATTCAGTGAGGGTTTGGTGGTGACTACTTTCATTTCGTAACATGAAAGGCAGTTCATATGGATGAACTCAGCTGCGACCGATTTCCTAAAGAGGCGATAGACCATGCATGGAACTGGTTCTCATTACACGCCAGCCAAAGAATGTAGAGCTTTAACTTTTTCCTGATTAGCACAGCTTTTCTCGTTGCAG
Above is a genomic segment from Nitrospiraceae bacterium containing:
- a CDS encoding helix-turn-helix domain-containing protein, with the translated sequence MALDLLERKTLMTLQEVSDLLRVSQSTVKKKSARGEIPSVKIGRARRFRPEDVYRYISANTRQSGGTHDAA